A genome region from Populus alba chromosome 5, ASM523922v2, whole genome shotgun sequence includes the following:
- the LOC118047613 gene encoding cuscuta receptor 1, which yields MMMKKQWVWLLLALLTSVGEWYGRCCGCSEEERAGLLEIKALIDPNSVQGELSDWTDNKEDIGNCCEWSGIVCDNTTRRVIHLSLMRARDFSQGDWVLNASLFLPFEELQSLDLGETGLVGCSENEGFGTLSSKLRKLHVLDLSYNKFYSDGILSCLTGFSSLKSLDLSWNTLTGSANFYGLNVLSSRLKKLEILHLKGNQYNDSIFSSLIGFSSLKSLDLSYNMLTGSTSVNGKS from the exons atgatgatgaaaaaacagtGGGTTTGGCTGTTGCTAGCATTATTGACTTCGGTTGGCGAATGGTATGGTCGTTGTTGTGGGTGCTCGGAGGAAGAGAGAGCTGGTCTCTTGGAGATCAAAGCTCTGATCGATCCAAACAGCGTTCAAGGGGAATTGAGCGACTGGACGGACAACAAAGAGGATATTGGTAATTGCTGTGAGTGGTCTGGGATCGTGTGTGATAACACTACAAGGCGAGTGATCCACCTCTCTCTTATGCGTGCAAGGGATTTCAGCCAGGGCGATTGGGTTCTCAACGCATCTCTGTTTCTGCCTTTTGAAGAATTGCAGAGTCTTGATTTGGGAGAGACTGGATTAGTTGGTTGCTCTGAGAATGAAG GCTTCGGAACCCTATCATCAAAACTGAGGAAACTGCATGTTCTTGACCTcagttataataaattttatagtgACGGCATTTTATCATGTTTGACTGGGTTTTCATCTCTCAAGTCTTTAGATTTGTCATGGAATACGTTGACAGGATCGGCTAACTTTTATG GTCTCAACGTCTTGTCATCAAGGTTGAAGAAACTGGAGATCCTTCACCTGAAAGGGAATCAATACAATGACAGCATTTTTTCATCTCTAATAGGATTTTCATCTCTGAAGTCTTTAGATTTGTCTTACAATATGTTGACAGGATCTACGAGCGTCAACGGTAAATCTTAG
- the LOC140955599 gene encoding cuscuta receptor 1-like translates to MINKRCFQHCFDYFEINCTGLCGLKNLKQLFLSENNLEGLLPDCFRNLSSLQLLDVSRNQFTGNIASSPLSNLISLELILLSNNHFKVPISMEPFMNHSSLRLFDNNILVTEPMSFHDLIPKFQLVFFSLSNSSSEALNVETLSFLYNQHDLRVLDLSQNSFIGMFPSWLLKNNTRLEQLFLNENSFSGALQLQDHPNPNMTTIDISNNNMHGEIPKNICLIFSNLWTLRMAKNGLTGCIPSCLGNISSLGVLDLSNNQLSMVELEQFITLTFLRLSNNNLVGQLPASVVNSSRMNYLYLSGNNFWGRISDFPSPIRTMWPVLDLSNNQFSGMLPRWFVNLTQIFEIDLSKNHFNGPIPVEFCKLDELKYLDLSENNLFDSIPSCFNPLHITHLHLSKNRLSGPLTNGFYNSSSLVTLDLRDNNFTGHISNCIGNLSSLSVLLLRANDFDGNLIFKESYEKASVDFGFHFGSTPIEKAYYEFSQIGALLGSSYTPITTEEVIEFTAKNMYYGYKGKILSYMSGIDLSCNKFSGAIPPELGNLRELLALNLSHNNLTGSIPATFSNLQRIESLDLSYNNLNGVIPQKLHEMTTLEVFSVAHNNLSGNTPERKYQFGTFDESSYEGNPFLCGPPLRNNCSEEESPSLPMPHDEQEDDGLIDMNFFYISLGVGYIVVVMGIAAILYINPYWRRGWFNFIDYCIDTCFCFLLASSCKFSKFRR, encoded by the exons ATGATCAATAAAAGATGTTTTCAACACTGTTTTgactattttgaaataaattgtaCAGGTCTATGTGGATTGAAGAATCTAAAGCAGTTATTTCTCTCTGAAAATAATCTAGAGGGCTTACTCCCAGATTGTTTCAGAAACTTGTCTTCTCTACAACTATTAGATGTTTCGAGAAATCAATTTACTGGAAATATTGCTTCTAGTCCTCTTAGCAACCTCATATCCCTTGAACTCATCTTACTATCAAATAACCACTTCAAAGTTCCAATTTCAATGGAGCCTTTTATGAACCACTCAAGCCTCAGGCTCTTCGACAACAACATACTAGTAACGGAACCCATGTCCTTCCATGATTTGATTCCAAAGTTCCAACTAGTCTTTTTCAGCTTGTCAAATAGTTCATCGGAAGCACTCAATGTAGAAACTCTCAGCTTCCTCTATAACCAACATGACTTAAGAGTCCTTGATCTCTCTCAAAACAGCTTCATTGGAATGTTCCCATCATGGTTGCTTAAGAACAATACAAGATTGGAGCAACTATTTCTGAATGAGAACTCCTTTTCTGGTGCCTTGCAATTGCAAGATCATCCAAATCCAAATATGACCACAATAGATATATCGAACAACAACATGCATggtgaaattccaaaaaatatttgtttgatctTTTCAAATTTGTGGACCTTAAGGATGGCTAAGAATGGACTCACAGGTTGTATTCCTTCTTGTTTAGGAAATATTAGCTCTTTGGGAGTTTTAGATTTATCCAACAATCAATTGTCTATGGTAGAACTAGAACAGTTTATAACATTAACGTTTCTCAGGCTTTCGAACAACAATTTAGTTGGGCAATTACCTGCCTCAGTGGTCAATTCTTCTAGAATGAATTATCTCTACCTAAGCGGTAACAATTTTTGGGGTCGGATATCAGATTTTCCATCACCCATAAGGACAATGTGGCCCGTATTGGATTTGAGTAACAATCAATTTTCAGGCATGCTTCCAAGGTGGTTTGTCAATTTGACGCAAATCTTCGAAATTGATTTGtccaaaaaccattttaatGGTCCAATTCCAGTAGAATTTTGTAAGCTTGACGAGCTTAAATACTTGGACCTTTCTGAGAACAACTTGTTTGATTCTATACCATCTTGTTTCAATCCACTACATATAACCCATCTGCATCTATCCAAAAATAGATTGAGTGGTCCATTAACAAATGGATTTTATAACAGCTCTTCCCTTGTTACATTGGATCTCCGAGATAACAACTTCACCGGCCACATCTCAAATTGTATTGGCAATCTTTCATCATTGAGTGTTCTTCTTTTGAGAGCTAATGATTTTGACG GCAATCTTATTTTCAAGGAAAGTTATGAGAAAGCATCAGTGGATTTCGGATTTCATTTTGGATCAACGCCCATAGAAAAAGCTTATTATGAATTCAGCCAAATCGGAGCTCTCTTGGGAAGCAGTTATACACCCATTACTACAGAAGAAGTGATAGAATTTACAgctaaaaatatgtattatggTTACAAGGGAAAAATTCTCAGCTACATGTCTGGTATTGATCTCTCCTGCAACAAATTCTCAGGAGCAATCCCACCAGAATTGGGAAACTTAAGGGAGCTATTAGCATTAAACTTGTCACACAACAATCTCACCGGATCTATCCCTGCAACATTCTCAAACTTACAGCGGATAGAGAGTTTGGATCTTTCTTACAACAACTTAAACGGTGTCATCCCTCAGAAACTTCATGAAATGACCACACTAGAAGTTTTTAGTGTGGCACACAATAACTTGTCAGGTAATACTCCAGAAAGAAAATATCAGTTTGGGACCTTCGATGAAAGCAGTTATGAGGGAAATCCTTTTTTGTGTGGACCTCCATTGCGAAACAATTGTAGTGAAGAAGAATCACCATCGCTGCCAATGCCTCATGATGAACAAGAAGATGATGGTTTAATAGACATGAATTTTTTCTACATCAGTTTGGGTGTAGGTTACATAGTTGTGGTGATGGGGATTGCAGCAATTCTCTACATCAATCCATATTGGCGACGTGGGTGGTTTAACTTCATCGACTACTGCATAGATACTTGCTTCTGTTTTTTGCTGGCTAGTTCTTGCAAGTTCTCCAAGTTCAGAAGGTAA